A stretch of Sphingomonas sp. JUb134 DNA encodes these proteins:
- a CDS encoding prephenate/arogenate dehydrogenase family protein, translating into MLPFARVAVIGLGLIGSSVARAVREAMPNVRLTGHDADPQVRETARALNLVDDVADHPGAAVLDAELVVLCVPVGAIGAVAAELAPDLPEGVIVTDVGSSKASVAQALAEALPGVAVIPAHPVAGTERSGPEAGFATLFRNRWCILTPAEDADPVAVERVAEFWRRLGADIERMAPEHHDRVLAVTSHLPHLIAYTIVGTASDLEEVTQSEVIKYSAGGFRDFTRIAASDPTMWRDVFLNNREAVLDMLQRFSEDLSALQRAIRWGQGDELFDRFTRTRAIRRSIVEQGQDDARADFGRNHE; encoded by the coding sequence ATGCTGCCCTTCGCCCGCGTCGCCGTGATCGGCCTGGGGCTGATCGGCTCGTCGGTCGCGCGCGCGGTGCGCGAGGCGATGCCGAACGTCCGCCTCACCGGCCACGACGCCGACCCCCAGGTGCGCGAGACCGCGCGCGCGCTGAACCTCGTCGACGACGTCGCCGATCATCCGGGCGCCGCCGTCCTCGATGCCGAGCTGGTGGTGCTGTGCGTACCCGTCGGCGCGATCGGTGCCGTCGCCGCCGAGCTCGCGCCCGACCTGCCCGAAGGCGTGATCGTCACCGACGTCGGTTCGAGCAAGGCCAGCGTCGCCCAGGCACTGGCGGAAGCGCTTCCCGGCGTCGCCGTCATCCCCGCCCACCCGGTCGCCGGCACCGAGCGCTCGGGGCCGGAGGCAGGCTTTGCGACGCTGTTCCGCAACCGCTGGTGCATCCTCACCCCCGCCGAAGACGCCGACCCCGTCGCCGTCGAGCGCGTCGCCGAATTCTGGCGCCGGCTGGGCGCCGACATCGAGCGGATGGCGCCCGAGCACCACGACCGCGTGCTCGCCGTCACCAGCCACCTGCCCCACCTGATCGCCTACACCATCGTCGGCACCGCCTCCGACCTGGAGGAAGTGACCCAGAGCGAGGTGATCAAATATTCCGCGGGCGGCTTCCGCGACTTCACCCGCATCGCGGCGTCCGACCCGACGATGTGGCGCGACGTGTTCCTCAACAACCGCGAGGCGGTGCTCGACATGCTCCAGCGCTTCTCGGAGGATCTGTCGGCGCTCCAGCGTGCGATCCGCTGGGGCCAGGGCGACGAACTGTTTGACCGCTTCACCCGCACCCGCGCGATCCGCCGCTCGATCGTCGAGCAAGGCCAGGACGACGCCCGCGCCGACTTCGGCCGCAACCACGAATAG
- the hisC gene encoding histidinol-phosphate transaminase, with amino-acid sequence MNAPAPKPWVLDIAPYIPGRATNDGGRPVVKLSANENPLGTSPEAKAAFAAAQASLERYPDPSAIALREALAAAHGLDPARVIYGTGSDELLHLAAGAYAGPGDEAIYVRYGFAVYDIAIRRVGATPVVALDRDYATDVDAILAAVTDRTTLVYVANPNNPTGTFAPAAEIARLHAGLPSHVLLVLDQAYAEYLEPEDDDLGLQLVEAHDNVFVTRTFSKIHGLAAERIGWGYGSAAAIDAMHRIRAPFNVTTAGQLAAIAAVGDTGFVERSRAHNRQWREWLAGEVAALGNAGLRAVPSETNFLLVLFEGPVSAEIAYKGLMDAGYITRWLPGQGLANGLRITIGTEEQMRGLAEALRGIVG; translated from the coding sequence ATGAACGCTCCCGCTCCCAAGCCCTGGGTCCTCGACATCGCGCCCTATATTCCGGGCCGCGCGACCAACGACGGCGGCCGGCCGGTCGTAAAGCTCTCGGCCAACGAGAACCCGCTCGGCACCTCGCCCGAGGCGAAGGCGGCATTCGCGGCAGCCCAGGCGAGCCTGGAGCGCTATCCCGACCCGAGCGCGATCGCGCTGCGCGAGGCGCTCGCCGCCGCCCATGGCCTGGACCCTGCGCGCGTGATCTACGGCACCGGCTCGGACGAGCTGCTGCACCTCGCCGCCGGCGCCTATGCCGGCCCGGGCGACGAGGCGATCTACGTCCGCTACGGCTTCGCGGTCTACGACATCGCCATCCGCCGCGTAGGGGCCACCCCGGTGGTGGCGCTCGACCGCGACTATGCGACCGATGTCGACGCGATCCTGGCCGCGGTGACCGATCGCACCACGCTCGTCTATGTCGCCAACCCCAACAACCCGACCGGCACCTTCGCGCCCGCCGCCGAGATCGCGCGCCTGCACGCCGGACTGCCGTCGCATGTGCTGCTGGTGCTCGACCAGGCCTATGCCGAGTATCTGGAGCCGGAGGACGACGACCTCGGCCTCCAGCTGGTCGAGGCGCATGACAACGTCTTCGTCACCCGCACCTTCTCCAAGATCCACGGCCTTGCCGCCGAGCGGATCGGCTGGGGCTATGGCTCGGCCGCGGCGATCGACGCGATGCACCGCATCCGCGCGCCCTTCAACGTCACCACCGCAGGCCAGCTCGCCGCCATCGCCGCCGTCGGCGACACCGGCTTCGTCGAGCGCAGCCGCGCCCACAACCGGCAGTGGCGCGAGTGGCTGGCGGGCGAGGTCGCCGCACTCGGCAACGCCGGCCTGCGCGCCGTGCCGTCCGAAACCAACTTCCTCCTCGTCCTGTTCGAGGGGCCGGTCTCGGCCGAGATCGCCTACAAGGGGCTGATGGACGCGGGCTACATCACCCGCTGGCTGCCGGGTCAGGGCCTCGCTAACGGCCTGCGTATCACCATCGGCACCGAAGAGCAGATGCGCGGCCTGGCCGAGGCGCTGCGCGGGATCGTCGGCTGA